In the Actinomycetota bacterium genome, one interval contains:
- a CDS encoding zinc-binding dehydrogenase: MKGKMKAQLFFGPGQVRYAETDIPQVGQGELLVRIRAALTCGSDLKTYKQGHPTMIKDGSVFGHEYAGDIVEIGPGTEGFKVGDRVVGLNSSPCFQCYYCRRERYSMCENIVYNNGAYAQYIKIPSSIVKINTFKIPDHVSYKEAALLEPLSCVLHGVEESHIGIGDTVAINGAGPIGLLFVALAKLKGARIIVSDLSSERLAYARQFGAHFTVDASQTDPVEEVKSFTERGYGADVAIDATGSAKVWEKAILMVRKGGLALLFGGCKHGSTIEVDTSLLHYSELTIKGIYHLTPYYAQKAFGMIVSGLIDAQKFITADMPLSQLLQALNLMDNKQGIKYNIVS, from the coding sequence ATGAAAGGCAAGATGAAAGCCCAGCTTTTCTTTGGGCCTGGCCAGGTAAGATATGCTGAGACTGATATTCCCCAGGTGGGGCAGGGCGAATTATTGGTAAGGATAAGGGCTGCCCTTACCTGCGGTTCTGATTTAAAAACCTATAAGCAGGGCCATCCAACCATGATTAAAGATGGCTCGGTATTTGGCCACGAGTACGCAGGAGACATAGTGGAAATAGGGCCGGGGACAGAAGGATTTAAGGTGGGAGACCGGGTAGTAGGGTTAAATTCCAGTCCCTGTTTTCAATGTTACTACTGCCGCCGGGAGCGCTATTCCATGTGTGAAAATATAGTGTACAACAATGGCGCTTATGCCCAGTATATTAAAATCCCATCTTCTATTGTTAAAATAAATACCTTTAAAATACCGGATCATGTAAGCTATAAGGAAGCGGCCCTGCTGGAGCCCCTGTCCTGTGTGCTTCACGGGGTAGAAGAGAGCCATATCGGCATTGGGGATACCGTAGCCATAAACGGGGCGGGACCTATAGGTCTTTTATTTGTGGCTTTGGCCAAACTGAAAGGGGCCAGAATAATTGTGAGCGACTTATCTTCTGAAAGGCTGGCTTATGCCCGGCAGTTTGGCGCCCATTTTACGGTTGATGCCTCCCAAACCGATCCGGTGGAAGAAGTTAAGTCTTTTACGGAACGAGGCTACGGGGCAGATGTAGCTATTGATGCTACAGGAAGTGCCAAGGTTTGGGAAAAAGCTATCCTTATGGTTAGAAAAGGCGGGTTGGCACTGCTTTTTGGGGGGTGTAAACACGGAAGCACCATTGAAGTGGATACTTCTTTGCTTCATTATTCAGAGCTAACCATAAAGGGTATATACCATCTCACCCCTTATTATGCCCAAAAGGCTTTTGGCATGATTGTTTCAGGGCTGATAGATGCCCAAAAATTTATTACTGCGGATATGCCTTTAAGCCAGCTGCTGCAAGCCTTAAATTTGATGGATAATAAACAGGGAATTAAATACAATATAGTAAGTTAA
- a CDS encoding PfkB family carbohydrate kinase: protein MPDILCLGEALIDFMPLESGKKLIEVDAFKKVAGGAPANVAVGVARLDRSAAFIGRVGDDDFGRYLEQIFIENQVDVSQIQFDSQARTGLAFVSLPTPNTREFLFYRNPSADMMLDSKQFDLQFLRSGKVFHFGSITLVSQPSRSATLKAAGTAKQGGLVISYDPNLRPALWPDLKSARQQIIKPLGLADVVKVNDEELAFLTGEKDHKLAMEQIREYGPRLVILTLGQYGSYYLSDSGYGKVETFQLDTVDATGCGDSFVAGLLCGILDYGLGSLALDQALLEKVLTFSSAAAAITSTRKGVIDALPYRKAVNHFLKIDS, encoded by the coding sequence ATGCCTGATATTTTATGCCTGGGAGAAGCCTTGATTGATTTTATGCCTTTAGAATCAGGTAAAAAATTGATAGAAGTAGATGCTTTTAAAAAGGTGGCAGGGGGAGCCCCTGCCAATGTGGCAGTGGGGGTAGCCAGGCTGGACAGGTCAGCTGCCTTTATAGGCAGGGTGGGAGATGATGACTTTGGCCGTTATTTGGAGCAAATTTTTATTGAAAACCAGGTAGATGTAAGCCAGATTCAATTTGACAGCCAGGCCCGCACCGGGCTGGCCTTTGTTTCTCTGCCCACCCCCAATACCCGCGAATTTTTATTTTACCGTAATCCTAGCGCAGACATGATGCTGGATTCAAAACAGTTTGACCTGCAATTCCTGCGGTCGGGGAAGGTGTTTCATTTTGGCTCTATCACCCTGGTAAGCCAGCCCAGCCGTTCAGCCACGCTGAAAGCAGCCGGGACAGCCAAACAAGGCGGTTTGGTAATTTCTTATGACCCTAACCTGCGGCCTGCTCTTTGGCCTGATTTAAAATCAGCCCGCCAGCAAATTATTAAGCCTTTGGGCTTGGCTGATGTAGTTAAGGTGAATGATGAAGAACTGGCTTTTTTGACCGGGGAAAAAGACCATAAGCTGGCCATGGAGCAAATAAGGGAATATGGTCCCCGGCTGGTGATACTTACCCTGGGCCAGTACGGCTCTTATTACCTCTCTGATTCCGGATACGGAAAAGTGGAAACGTTCCAGCTGGACACCGTGGATGCTACCGGCTGCGGTGACAGTTTTGTGGCCGGGCTTTTATGCGGTATCCTGGACTATGGTTTAGGCAGCCTGGCCTTAGACCAGGCCTTGCTGGAAAAAGTATTAACATTCAGCAGTGCTGCTGCTGCCATCACTTCCACCCGGAAAGGGGTAATTGACGCTTTGCCTTACCGGAAAGCAGTAAACCATTTTCTTAAAATTGATAGTTAA
- a CDS encoding PTS sugar transporter subunit IIA, translating into MIKQELVIAKINFKNSTELFSFAASLLQQKGIVKPGFLEALIQRENLYPTGLVINGTGIALPHTDRELVVQKALAVAICPQPVIFKKMDDPGQDILVKIVFFPLASFGQAKFLASLLNKIRNSDILNKLCNAKDKKEIWQLLKKSLNT; encoded by the coding sequence ATGATTAAACAAGAACTGGTTATTGCTAAAATTAATTTTAAAAACTCCACCGAATTATTCTCTTTTGCGGCCAGCCTGCTGCAGCAAAAGGGCATAGTAAAACCAGGATTTTTGGAAGCATTAATACAACGGGAAAATCTTTATCCCACCGGGCTGGTGATAAACGGCACCGGCATTGCCCTTCCCCATACTGACCGGGAATTAGTGGTTCAAAAAGCCTTAGCAGTAGCCATATGTCCCCAGCCTGTAATTTTTAAAAAGATGGATGATCCCGGCCAAGATATTTTGGTAAAAATAGTTTTTTTCCCCCTGGCCAGCTTTGGCCAGGCTAAATTTCTGGCTTCACTATTAAATAAAATAAGGAATTCTGATATATTAAATAAACTTTGTAACGCCAAAGACAAGAAAGAAATATGGCAGCTGCTCAAAAAGTCTTTGAATACATAA
- a CDS encoding amino acid permease → MKLKKDLKLIDVFCIATGAMISSGLFVLPGLAHAKAGPAVVISYLVAGLLALIGVLNIAELATAMPKAGGDYFFITRGLGPAIGTVAGMLSWFSLSLKSAFALVGIAAFIRIIFEFNMQVLAIALCLVFVALNFFGVKQASKTQIIMVACLLAILAVYIGFSLPKISIQRFGTFAPQGILSVFSTTGFVFVSYGGLLKISSIAEEVKDPKRNLPLGLILSLVVTTIIYGVVVFITVGLLEPAQLDNSLTPISDGASLSMGLAGVIVLSIAAILAFISTVNAGIMSASRYPFALSRDRLFPPWFEKLHKRFNTPYVAVLVTGLLIIIFLFLELDLLVKVASTIVILAYILSILSVVVLRVSKLQNYRPGFRAPFFPWLQIAGVIGFVFILIEMGKDVLILSAILIAVGVIIYFAYGRKRVKGKEHALLYLLDGITPQNRSYTAGALEHELKNILYERDQIKRDDFHQIIESADVLDIKQCLTLGQLYMMVSKIIAEKLDRDPTYFFDKFEKREAESSTRINNEIIMPSVIIEGEGYFDILIARCCQGLIIDGSENNIMAAFFLISSRDQRNLMLRTHTFLSQIIAEEDFEQRWVQARDQHALKDIILLGKRKR, encoded by the coding sequence ATGAAGCTAAAAAAAGATTTAAAGCTTATAGACGTTTTCTGCATTGCTACCGGTGCTATGATTAGCTCCGGTCTTTTTGTTTTACCTGGACTGGCTCATGCCAAAGCGGGCCCTGCAGTAGTTATTTCCTACCTGGTGGCCGGCCTTTTAGCTTTAATAGGAGTATTGAACATAGCTGAACTGGCTACCGCCATGCCCAAGGCAGGGGGAGACTATTTCTTCATTACCAGGGGCCTGGGGCCGGCCATTGGTACGGTGGCAGGGATGCTAAGCTGGTTTTCCCTTTCTCTAAAAAGCGCTTTTGCCCTGGTAGGAATTGCCGCTTTTATCCGGATAATATTTGAATTCAACATGCAAGTGCTGGCTATAGCCTTATGCCTTGTATTTGTAGCACTGAACTTTTTTGGAGTAAAGCAAGCCAGCAAAACCCAAATAATAATGGTGGCTTGCCTGCTGGCTATACTAGCAGTTTATATCGGGTTCAGCCTGCCTAAAATAAGCATTCAAAGATTTGGCACCTTTGCTCCCCAGGGTATCCTTTCTGTATTTTCTACCACCGGCTTTGTGTTTGTATCTTATGGAGGACTGCTGAAAATTTCCAGCATAGCTGAAGAGGTAAAAGATCCCAAGAGAAACCTGCCCCTGGGACTTATCCTATCATTGGTAGTTACCACCATTATCTACGGGGTAGTGGTATTTATAACCGTAGGGCTTTTAGAGCCTGCCCAACTGGATAATTCCCTTACCCCCATATCGGACGGGGCTTCCCTGTCCATGGGACTTGCCGGAGTAATAGTGCTGAGCATAGCGGCTATACTGGCCTTTATTTCTACTGTAAATGCAGGAATAATGTCTGCTTCCCGCTACCCTTTTGCCTTAAGCAGGGACCGCCTGTTTCCTCCCTGGTTTGAAAAGCTTCATAAAAGGTTTAATACCCCCTATGTAGCTGTGCTGGTTACCGGGCTTTTAATCATTATCTTCCTGTTTTTAGAGCTGGACCTGCTGGTAAAAGTAGCTTCTACCATAGTTATACTGGCCTACATCCTGTCCATACTGTCGGTAGTGGTACTGAGGGTCAGCAAACTTCAGAATTACCGGCCGGGGTTCAGGGCGCCTTTTTTCCCCTGGCTGCAGATAGCAGGAGTTATTGGTTTTGTATTCATACTTATAGAGATGGGAAAAGATGTCCTGATTCTTAGCGCGATACTTATAGCAGTGGGGGTCATAATCTATTTTGCCTATGGCAGAAAAAGGGTTAAGGGCAAAGAACATGCCCTGCTTTATCTTTTGGATGGAATTACTCCCCAAAACAGGTCCTATACTGCAGGGGCGCTGGAGCATGAATTAAAAAATATACTTTATGAACGGGACCAGATAAAGAGGGATGATTTTCACCAGATCATAGAATCAGCTGATGTACTGGATATAAAACAGTGCCTTACCCTGGGCCAGCTGTATATGATGGTTTCCAAGATAATAGCAGAAAAACTGGACCGTGACCCTACTTATTTCTTTGATAAATTTGAAAAAAGGGAAGCTGAAAGCAGCACCAGGATAAACAATGAAATAATCATGCCCAGCGTTATAATTGAAGGGGAAGGCTACTTTGACATATTGATAGCCAGATGCTGCCAGGGTTTGATTATAGATGGCTCAGAAAACAATATAATGGCCGCCTTCTTTTTAATATCTTCCCGGGACCAGAGGAATTTGATGCTCCGGACCCATACCTTCCTTTCCCAGATTATTGCGGAAGAGGATTTTGAGCAGCGGTGGGTACAGGCCAGGGACCAACACGCCTTAAAAGATATTATATTGCTGGGAAAAAGAAAGAGATAA
- a CDS encoding hexose kinase, with protein MIYTLTLNLNLDLIYQAGQLDHNLINRARMVSLSVGGKGINICRALGCLGLKSQALGFYGGDLKSFIAGQLLTEKIDSDLLPIEQPNRINTKIIETRTRRVVEINALGPHISPTETGALINLVKKKVRSGDFMVLAGSLPLNMKVDIYGKIIQICRQKKVKVLLDVSGKPLEPAIAAVPNYLSINRQELNNLNPQQKDTPLHIRQLLDSGIEAILITDGSRKAIYGRLGSLWQTIPPRVEGLSTVGSGDSVDAGFLYGIIKGLPPSQVLATAVACGTANLLTDVPGQIDPKELDCLKKKVEAKPLEIK; from the coding sequence ATGATATACACGCTAACCTTGAATTTAAACCTGGATTTAATCTATCAGGCAGGGCAGTTGGACCACAACCTTATAAATCGGGCCAGGATGGTATCCCTTTCTGTAGGTGGAAAAGGGATAAACATATGCAGGGCCTTAGGCTGCCTGGGCCTAAAAAGCCAGGCCCTGGGTTTTTACGGAGGGGATTTAAAATCATTTATTGCCGGTCAGCTGCTCACAGAAAAAATTGATTCTGACCTGCTCCCTATTGAGCAGCCCAACCGCATCAATACCAAGATAATTGAAACTAGAACCAGGCGGGTGGTGGAAATTAATGCATTAGGCCCCCATATTTCGCCCACAGAAACTGGGGCCCTGATAAATCTTGTAAAAAAGAAGGTAAGATCCGGGGATTTTATGGTTCTGGCCGGAAGCCTGCCTTTAAATATGAAGGTTGATATATATGGAAAGATTATACAGATATGCCGCCAAAAGAAAGTAAAAGTACTGCTGGATGTTTCCGGTAAACCTCTGGAGCCGGCAATAGCGGCAGTTCCAAATTATCTAAGTATAAACCGTCAAGAGCTAAACAATTTAAACCCGCAGCAAAAAGATACCCCCCTCCATATACGGCAGCTGCTGGACTCAGGCATAGAAGCAATACTTATTACTGATGGTTCCCGTAAGGCAATCTACGGCCGGCTAGGATCCCTATGGCAGACCATACCCCCTAGGGTAGAAGGCCTCTCTACCGTAGGCTCAGGGGATTCCGTGGATGCAGGATTCCTATATGGTATCATAAAAGGGCTGCCTCCCTCCCAGGTACTGGCCACGGCTGTAGCCTGCGGCACGGCTAACCTGCTTACTGATGTACCAGGGCAAATTGATCCAAAAGAGTTGGACTGCCTTAAAAAAAAGGTTGAGGCAAAACCGTTAGAAATCAAATAG
- a CDS encoding DUF4870 domain-containing protein, with the protein MAEENKAEVHPDFNKKSSTNMDPKMAVLISHIGFIVGAGWLSGLIIYILEKENYFVKFHAMQSLIIGIAEVIGYIIGAILTMVIIGVACFPIVWVAALIIRIIIVMKANQGELYKFPWLGNMAEKYTKM; encoded by the coding sequence ATGGCAGAAGAAAACAAAGCAGAAGTACATCCGGATTTCAACAAAAAAAGCTCAACCAATATGGACCCCAAAATGGCAGTCCTCATTTCCCATATCGGCTTTATTGTTGGTGCTGGCTGGCTTTCAGGATTAATTATTTATATCCTGGAAAAAGAAAATTATTTTGTAAAATTTCATGCCATGCAATCACTGATAATAGGTATTGCCGAGGTCATTGGATATATAATTGGGGCCATCCTAACTATGGTAATTATAGGAGTAGCTTGCTTTCCTATAGTATGGGTAGCAGCTTTGATTATAAGGATCATCATAGTGATGAAAGCTAATCAAGGCGAACTTTACAAGTTCCCATGGCTGGGCAATATGGCAGAAAAGTATACTAAGATGTAG